Part of the Oncorhynchus masou masou isolate Uvic2021 chromosome 18, UVic_Omas_1.1, whole genome shotgun sequence genome, GCCTAGTCCTTCTGAGACCCCTGGCATCACAGAGGAAGAACTGAGGAGGGTGCTGGCGTCAAAGAGTGATGGAAGAGGGATGAGTGTGCAAGAAATTGCCAGAGAATTGGGCCAAACACGAAAATTTGTGAATAAGCATCTTTATGACCTGCAAAGTAGCGGCAAGGCAGAAAAGTTGGGAGAGAATGTGTGGAAAATGAAGGATGAAGCAAGCTGTGGAGGAGAGCTTATTAAATACCAGAGGTAAGTCTGTGAATGTGGCACAcatagggatatatatatatgatgaaaCTAAAAGATATCAAATGCAGAAATGAAATAATGTTCAACATTCAGTATCCAATTTCACAACAAAATAGTAAATGACTGCAGGTACTTATATATTATATTACTTATAATTAATATATGAAATGGTACATGATGTTTCCTCCCTTAGCTGGTGGCAAGCTGTGATATACTGTGCTGCCAACACTATAACATCAGACCTTTCCCCAAAAATTATAAAGTTTCTCTTAGTTACATTGTTCTGTGAATGTTAAATTTTTCATTTTGAATTTGGGGAAGGAGTTTCTAATTGATATATATATTTGGGGAAGGAGTTTCTAATTGATATATATATTTGGGGAAGGAGTTTCTAAttgatatatagatatatatttggGGAAGGAGTTTctaattgatatatatatatttggggcAGGTGACTTAGAaagtgttctctgtctctccctctctccagttaTGATCAAGATATTTCCATCAGACTGACTGAAAGCTCCAGGTAGACTACTCTTTATTAATCAAACTGTTCCTAGGTAACCAACCTGTGAAGAAATGGAGAAAAACGCATATTACCTCACAGGCTACCATCACTATTAAAACATTCACCATAGGCTACCCTCCCTATTAAAACATTCACCATAGGCTACCCTCCCTATTAAAACATTCACCATAGGCTACCCTCCCTATTAAAACATTCAccataggctaccatcactattaaaacactcaccataggctaccatcactattaaaacattcaccataggctaccatcactattaaaacattcaccataggctaccatcactattaaaacactcaccataggctaccatcactattaaaacactcaccataggctaccatcactattaaaacattcaccataggctaccatcactattaaaacactcaccataggctaccatcactattAAAACACTCACCATAGTCTACCATCACTATTAAAACACTCAccataggctaccatcactattaaaacactcaccataggctaccatcactattaaaacactcaccataggctaccatcactattaaaacactcaccataggctaccatcactattaaaacactcaccataggctaccatcactattaaaacactcaccataggctaccatcactattAAAACATTCACCATAGTCTACCATCACTATTAAAACACTCAccataggctaccatcactattaaaacactcaccataggctaccatcactattaaaacactcaccataggctaccatcactattaaaacactcaccataggctaccatcactattaaaacactcaccataggctaccatcactattaaaacactcaccataggctaccatcactattaaaacactcaccataggctaccatcactattaaaacactcaccataggctaccatcactattaaaacattcaccataggctaccatcactattaaaacactcaccataggctaccatcactattaaaacactcaccataggctaccatcactattAAAACATTCACCATAGTCTACCATCACTATTAAAACACTCAccataggctaccatcactattaaaacactcaccataggctaccatcactattAAAACATTCACCATAGTCTACCATCACTATTAAAACACTCAccataggctaccatcactattaaaacactcaccataggctaccatcactattAAAACATTCACCATAGTCTACCATCACTATTAAAACATTCACCATAGGCTACCCTCCCTATTAAAACATTCAccataggctaccatcactattaaaacactcaccataggctaccatcactattaaaacattcaccataggctaccatcactattaaaacactcaccataggctaccatcactattaaaacactcaccataggctaccatcactattaaaacactcaccataggctaccatcactattAAAACACTCACCATAGTCTACCCTCCCTATTAAAacattaggggcggcagggtagcctagtggttagagcgttggactagtaaccgaaaggttcaaatcccgagctgacaaggtacaaatctgtcgttctgcccctgaactggcagttaacccactgttcctaggccgtcattgaaaataagaatttgttcttaactgacttgcctagttaactaaaggtaaaataaaaataaataattcaccATACCCTCACTATTAAAATACTCAACATCTGAATTATGTTTTGATTTCAGGTTTTCCAAAGATTTCAAATTATTGAGTGTTCTGGGTGCAGGAGGCTTTGGGTGTGTCACTAAAGCCCAACACAAATTGGATGGAAAAACGTACGCTGTGAAGATTGTGCAGAATATGGGGTAAGACCAGAGGAGAACGACCCCTCTCATTGAAGCCACGAAGTTAATGGCCGACCCTGGTACTGCAGCAGGAAAACAGGATGTTGGTTGTAGTCAAATCAAATGGATAAATGGCAATCTGTGTGGAAAACCTTGAAAAAACATGTAATTCAAAGACTATTATGTTTACCAATAGTTGCTTCTAATACACCAGATGTCCTTGAACCGATTTGTTTTAAAATCACACACAGAAGAAGTTATATGGATAGTTCAGTTGCTcatggcagcctgcagtacctcgGTCGGCCTTCAACAGGAGttactcaatgagagggggcagcactgagccaGCCTGCAGCGTCACTTCCAGGAGTAGCTCAATCTGCATGTTATGTTTCAGCGAGATGCCATGTTTTCATATGAGCTGTGTTCAAATACTCATACTAACTGTTCTATTTGTGATGTgaattgagtatatagtatgcttattggtcatagtatggatgtAGTGAGTATGCCAAAAGTCACTAAATTCGCCAAAATATGAAGTATACAAGCAGGGGACACAATTTATGtactttagggcccataatgcagtTCTTCAGGAAATGGTCGTGGCTTTACATCGTTTTCAGATTTGGAGAAAATGGCggaaaatatgcagccgaagtACAACGAGAGCCGATACAAATTctttgctttaactaattatgacacatgttaagaaaatgttgagcaatgtaataaattaattacttttcaaataagttacacgttatgttggctgacaatttgttagctacgctgtccttacgaaccacatagcatatcattacagcagtatgtgcCGGTATGTCAGCTAACTACCTAACGTTAGTAGTTATGCATCAAACTTGACAGTTTATTAACTAtctaactacccaacgtttattgacttgactatctaactacccaacgtttattgacttgactatctaactacccaacgtttattgacttgactATCTAACTAgccaacgtttattgacttgactatctaactacccaacgtttattgacttgactATCTAACTAGCCAATGTTTATTGACTTGACTATCTAACTAGCCAATGTTTATTGACTTGACTATCTAACTAgccaacgtttattgacttgactatctaactacccaacgtttattgacttgaccatctaactacccaacgtttattgacttgactatctaactacccaacgtttattgacttgactatctaactacccaacgtttattgacttgattatttcCGTCATTCTTAgcttaacaaaacaaaaaaaatagagTATGTTAATATGGGTATTCAAACACGGATTTGGCTTCCttgagtcttcacataggaatgaaCGGTGTCATGTGATCaatggctttgtccattcatatatacagtcattggctAAGACATTACTGTCCCCATTCTGTTCCCCCTAAACATGTTATGAATAGTGTGTATCCATCCCTCTTGCCTTGTTGTGTGTTGATGCTAATTAGCAACTATCAGCTGTTCATTTACATGTTGTAATTATGATCCTTTCTCTTACAGAGAAGCAAATCGTGAAGTGAAAGCACTGGCTACCTTGGAACATTCTAACATTGTTCGCTACTATACGACTTGGCCTGAGGATGCCAATTGGGTCGATGGGGGCTACAGCACAGAGTTAGAAAAGACACTATTATTATGTCTAATTTTGCCATTTAAGATGAGTTAATTTGTGATCATGATCGTATTATTGTGTTCAACTCTTAGGTCGTCGGTCCAGTCTAAAATCTCAGAAGAGACTGACAATTATTCAGACCAGGGAGATGGATCTACACATGAAACAAAGCAATCAGATTCAGACCTTTCGGAAACAGCCAGCGAAGACCAAGCAAACCACTCAATGACCGATTCCAGCTCAAGGTGAATCACTTTACCGTTATGTGTTCATTTATCAATTCAGTTGGCCGAATGTCCCTGAGAAAGTTTCTTGACTtctgtatttgtttattttatttcagaAATGGAGACTGGCCTTGTTTGTGCATTCAGATGGAGTTCTGTGAGGGAGGGACGCTGAAGGACTGGATTAACTTAAATGATGTTAGAACGAAGGACAAGGCACATGGAATATTTCGGCAAATAGTTTGTGGAGTGGAATACATCCACTCTGTAGGACTTATTCACAGAGACTTAAAGGTACTTGTGAGAATCTGTCTTCCTGTGTTTTCAGATGCCAAGTTTAACCACATTATTTATGACATTTATGGAGAAATGACGCCTAATAAATGTGATACCTTTTTTTTTTAGCCAGAGAACATATTGTTTGGAAGTGATGGCATGGTGAAGATTGGAGACTTTGGTCTTGTGACCACGATCACCAATCTGAGTGGAGCATCAATGTACAGGACTGTCAACAAAGGAACACCATTTTACATGAGCCCTGAGCAGGTAATGGAGTTTTTGTTTTGCCAATGAATAATATTTTCAGCTCAACAAATTGATCCTTGGTCTAGACATAATATATGCCATTCAGCAGATGCTTTAATCCAAAGCGATTTCGTCATGGGTGCACACATTCTACGTCTGGTCTGGTCCATAAGAACTCCTATTTAGTTATTCTCTCCCAAATTACTTTTGTATTTCCAGAAGACTGGGGGGAATTATGATGAGAAAACAGATATATTCTCTCTGGGACTGATATGGTTTGAACTCCTGTGGCACATGTCCACTGTCATGGAGAAGATGAAGGTGAGCACACCGCCCAGTAGCTTTCACATCTGGTTCTGCTTCACGTTAAACACCGCCCAGTATCTTTCACATCTGGTTCTGCTTCACGTTAAACACCGCCCAGTAGCTTTCACATTTGGTTCTGTGTCACGTTAAACACCGCCCAGTAGCTTTCACATCTGGTTCTGCTTCACGTTAAACACCGCCCAGTAGCTTTCACATCTG contains:
- the pkz gene encoding protein kinase containing Z-DNA binding domains isoform X4; translated protein: MSCDNQQADQSALKKRICDFLKVKKQGSTALQIAKAVGLKTAKDVNSVLYALNKAGLLYATPDKPPVWSVEKPGTASVSVSVPESDRVPSPSETPGITEEELRRVLASKSDGRGMSVQEIARELGQTRKFVNKHLYDLQSSGKAEKLGENVWKMKDEASCGGELIKYQSYDQDISIRLTESSRFSKDFKLLSVLGAGGFGCVTKAQHKLDGKTYAVKIVQNMGEANREVKALATLEHSNIVRYYTTWPEDANWVDGGYSTESSVQSKISEETDNYSDQGDGSTHETKQSDSDLSETASEDQANHSMTDSSSRNGDWPCLCIQMEFCEGGTLKDWINLNDVRTKDKAHGIFRQIVCGVEYIHSVGLIHRDLKPENILFGSDGMVKIGDFGLVTTITNLSGASMYRTVNKGTPFYMSPEQKTGGNYDEKTDIFSLGLIWFELLWHMSTVMEKMKIVEYLHEKLSPIGWKPIIL
- the pkz gene encoding protein kinase containing Z-DNA binding domains isoform X2, which codes for MSCDNQQADQSALKKRICDFLKVKKQGSTALQIAKAVGLKTAKDVNSVLYALNKAGLLYATPDKPPVWSVEKPGTASVSVSVPESDRVPSPSETPGITEEELRRVLASKSDGRGMSVQEIARELGQTRKFVNKHLYDLQSSGKAEKLGENVWKMKDEASCGGELIKYQSYDQDISIRLTESSRFSKDFKLLSVLGAGGFGCVTKAQHKLDGKTYAVKIVQNMGEANREVKALATLEHSNIVRYYTTWPEDANWVDGGYSTESSVQSKISEETDNYSDQGDGSTHETKQSDSDLSETASEDQANHSMTDSSSRNGDWPCLCIQMEFCEGGTLKDWINLNDVRTKDKAHGIFRQIVCGVEYIHSVGLIHRDLKPENILFGSDGMVKIGDFGLVTTITNLSGASMYRTVNKGTPFYMSPEQTGGNYDEKTDIFSLGLIWFELLWHMSTVMEKMKVFQSLQTRTFPSDFREKFILEHKLISKMLSESPANRQNAEEIAAILKRNLLGNPTGLQQRTV
- the pkz gene encoding protein kinase containing Z-DNA binding domains isoform X3 translates to MSCDNQQADQSALKKRICDFLKVKKQGSTALQIAKAVGLKTAKDVNSVLYALNKAGLLYATPDKPPVWSVEKPGTASVSVSVPESDRVPSPSETPGITEEELRRVLASKSDGRGMSVQEIARELGQTRKFVNKHLYDLQSSGKAEKLGENVWKMKDEASCGGELIKYQSYDQDISIRLTESSRFSKDFKLLSVLGAGGFGCVTKAQHKLDGKTYAVKIVQNMGSSVQSKISEETDNYSDQGDGSTHETKQSDSDLSETASEDQANHSMTDSSSRNGDWPCLCIQMEFCEGGTLKDWINLNDVRTKDKAHGIFRQIVCGVEYIHSVGLIHRDLKPENILFGSDGMVKIGDFGLVTTITNLSGASMYRTVNKGTPFYMSPEQKTGGNYDEKTDIFSLGLIWFELLWHMSTVMEKMKVFQSLQTRTFPSDFREKFILEHKLISKMLSESPANRQNAEEIAAILKRNLLGNPTGLQQRTV
- the pkz gene encoding protein kinase containing Z-DNA binding domains isoform X1, with the translated sequence MSCDNQQADQSALKKRICDFLKVKKQGSTALQIAKAVGLKTAKDVNSVLYALNKAGLLYATPDKPPVWSVEKPGTASVSVSVPESDRVPSPSETPGITEEELRRVLASKSDGRGMSVQEIARELGQTRKFVNKHLYDLQSSGKAEKLGENVWKMKDEASCGGELIKYQSYDQDISIRLTESSRFSKDFKLLSVLGAGGFGCVTKAQHKLDGKTYAVKIVQNMGEANREVKALATLEHSNIVRYYTTWPEDANWVDGGYSTESSVQSKISEETDNYSDQGDGSTHETKQSDSDLSETASEDQANHSMTDSSSRNGDWPCLCIQMEFCEGGTLKDWINLNDVRTKDKAHGIFRQIVCGVEYIHSVGLIHRDLKPENILFGSDGMVKIGDFGLVTTITNLSGASMYRTVNKGTPFYMSPEQKTGGNYDEKTDIFSLGLIWFELLWHMSTVMEKMKVFQSLQTRTFPSDFREKFILEHKLISKMLSESPANRQNAEEIAAILKRNLLGNPTGLQQRTV